The Etheostoma cragini isolate CJK2018 chromosome 22, CSU_Ecrag_1.0, whole genome shotgun sequence genome segment TAAGTTGATCttaaaaagtggaaagaaagggaagtttgaAGAGAAACCTTCTCCTTAGTCTGTGGTTTGGAGAAGTTatgctgctgtctgtgtttgctcacgggaaaaaaatcctaaaagtacaacctactgcagctttaacgGGATTTCCTGTCCCTCACCTCGGGTCCCCCTTGTGTTCTTCTCAAGAACTGGACCTGTTGCTGAAGCCCTACTCGTGCAGATGTGACTCGTTTCATGACAGCGTTGTCGGACTCAAAGACTGCATGACTgtgaaataaatgcataaataaagtTTGAAGATGAACACAAAGTCTtctacttgagtcttttcacGCTTCTTTATACTGCTACTGTCCTACAGTCATCTGACTGActtaaattaagattttttaacacaacatgcatgaatgtctttaaatgttttgccGCCATCTAAATGACGTGTGAAATACTCGAGTTTGGTTTGTAAAATGGTCAATTCatctgaaaaaagacaaacttttaaacattaagTTATGTTTTGAGGCGATTCCTTAACACAAAACAATTTAGTAACAATCTACTTCTGACgttttaaacacaaagtacTGCGCCAAattacacatttgaggtacttgtatttGAGTCTTAACCTTTTTAATGCTCTCTTCTAGTTCTACTTCACTAAATGTATCTTGACAGATgtttttagttactttacagatgaAGATTTTTGGACACTAAaagaaattattatatatatatttatactattAACTAGTGGATTTGAAAGAAAGCTAACATACTATAAACATTTGATGGTTCTAGAAttgctttttctacttttaataatgttaatgtatttgtttttagtttatcttgagcagttgggggttcagtgccttgctcaagagctccttggcagtgcccaggaggtgaactagcACCTCTAGCTGCTAGTCTACccccatactttggtccatatggggacccTTGGGCTCCTTACTGACTGGGCTGCTGCCCCCCCAATATCATCTGAATATATTACAGTGTAGAACTGTTCCAGGGgacatttttagacttttattgCCATACGCTGCAAAGAACAGATGTGACATATATNNNNNNNNNNNNNNNNNNNNNNNNNNNNNNNNNNNNNNNNNNNNNNNNNNNNNNNNNNNNNNNNNNNNNNNNNNNNNNNNNNNNNNNNNNNNNNNNNNNNGGCTCGCGGGTCTTCCAGGGCTCGCGGGTCTTCGAGGGCTCGCGGGTCTTCGAGGGCTCGCGGGTCTTCGAGGGCTCGTGAGTTCTCAACTGGTCTGCGAGCTTGCGATGTTTCCGGCTGAGTCTGCGGGTCGGGGAGCTCCTACGTCCCCTCTCGGACTGTCTCTGCTCACTTGACTTGTGGAGTGGTAGTTGTTAACGACATTGTAAGTCACGGAGCTTTGAGCCAAGATGGCGGGGACTAGTAGTAGCTAACGTTGCTAGAGGCCGTTCTCCTTCTACATTGACTTGCAGGACTCGACTGATCCGAGTTAAAGATACTAGAGACTCCCGATTGGTGAGTTGATCTAAAGACTCGGGTTGGAGATCCGAGTGAATCACGACTCAAACGGGTTCATTAAACATGTCACACCAAAGGTCCTCTCAGATGGGGGACCCGGGGACGAAATCTCATCAGAGTTTAGGGGGTTGTTACCGTGGAAACGTTTCGGAAGCGCTGACGTAAATTAGAGCCTGGCGTCTCTGTCACCGGGCTGCACGGCTCCTTGGACGGTTTTAATTGCACATCTTTGTaacttttggtgttttttggttAGTTTCTATCcgtttgtacctttttttttatcctcctttGGATTTCATAATGTGTCCATCATATCTCCGTGTCACTCACTTAAAACTTAGAAACAACTTTCCTGTGACTTTCTTCAAATCCTTTCCAAAACCTTCATTAAGTTACATCTCTGCATGACgtgtttttcactctgttttgaTTAATTCAGGTCGTTTTTATGAATCaacttctttttgtttgtattatcTGAAGTTATTTTgttgcatgtgtatgttcatACCGTTTGTTGATCTGTTTTTATTGATAGTGTTTTGTTAGTAATGACCACATACAGGCCTGAagtacacacacgctcaggacctattcatgcagatggtatggggggggggggggggggggggggtcagggtCTTGCAagagcatctctccagctactaatccacatgcattcattcaccacaatactttgtgtttgtgagagagattAACCCCATGATGAGCCAAGTCTTCTCAAAATGAGCGGTCAAACATGAAGCTGCACACTCTAAATCATGATGATATATTTTATCCTCACACAGTAGCTCTTGTTTATGGAAGTTACAGCTTCTTTTAAGTGTACACATATTTCAGGATTTCCTTAACTGCCTGTACAGGGATTGGAGTAACGACACTTCCAGTTGATCAACACGCTGTTCTACTGTGTGTTTGGTTGCCATGACTGTAAATAAAGGAAGTGGATTTTACAGCCTGGTAGGGACATCTAGTGGTCCGAGATGGAGACGTGAGTCTACACCAAAACTGGAACCATGTGGCTTCGTTTACGTTAGTTTTTCATGTGCACAAAGTGCTCTTTTTGCAGACATTTTCATGCATTTAGATCCCAGGATTATGGGAAACTTCTGATATGAAACCCACTGGGAGACAGTTAAATTGCTGACACAGTAAAGTATCAGTGATAGagaaagtattcagatcctttactgctGTAGAAGTACTAAAACCACACCGTGAAGATTCACCTGCGTTGCAAATGTTCCCTCAGTAAAAGCCTGTAGGTATAACTGGTTAGTTAAAGTATGAAAAGTGAAAGGGCAAAACATGGCGGTCCCTCTAAAGACAGGTCTTCATCTGTAAAACACCATGGATTTCATGCTTAATTACTCATTTCCAAGAAACCCATGAGCACATTTCTGCTGCACAcgagatttaaagtggtgcttttgcaggattaattgtgtagaaactcagttttacagacgggtaatttacatttatattgtgcttttctatTCTTAACCACCTGTCAAAGCCACAGCTCCGTTGTTTAAATCAACTAATCCATTGGCCGACAAAATCACGTAAGTGTGAGTCAACTAAGAAGTTTAGTAGAGGACATCCCTAGACTGaagtatgcatgcatgcatatacatatatatatatatatatatatatatatacatatatatatatacatatatatatatatacatatataNNNNNNNNNNNNNNNNNNNNNNNNNNNNNNNNNNNNNNNNNNNNNNNNNNNNNNNNNNNNNNNNNNNNNNNNNNNNNNNNNNNNNNNNNNNNNNNNNNNNgaagaagaagaagaagaagaagaagaagaagaagaagaagaagaagaagaagaagaagaagaagaagaagaagaaagtgtttTGGACTCTGGTGATGGTGTCTACATGCATGCTGCCTCTAGTCCTCTCCACCTGTTAGATTCTGTGTCCCATGGTGCTCTACGCGTCTTCCCTAACTCTTACTCCCGTACTCATCGTCGTACGCTGTATGAACCGGCAGGCTTGCCGTCACCAAGTCTACGTAGACAACTTCATTTGGATATTTTTCCACACGAGGCCATGCCGGTTAAACTGCCGGCACATTCATGTAATCTCCTCAAGCTGAACTCCAGCTGTTTTCATCTCCGGTCCACCAGGTGGCGCTCTCACCAGGCTCCGAGGGGTTTTACTGAGCTGGGGGGAAGAAAGCCTTCTCTTACTTTgctccatggtcttggaatGACTTGCAAAACTTTATCTGGGCCCATTAAACGAAtgtaaggccatgttaaaatgtcacgcaactcaaaaatgtaactgccccatgtgacctgttcctttcttctatgtgtgatttttgtCTCTGCTagatttctgtttaaattgtgACTGGTGTGCCGTCTCGGCCCGGTCTCCctcgaaaaagagatttcaatctcaagggacttcctggttaaataaaaataaaaatgtgaggcacagagggaggaaaaagaggGTTCATGGACGTTGTGTCCTCAACTAGAGAGAAAAATACTATTTGGTGAACTTTGTGCATTTCTGATTTCATCTGGTGACGGCACGTCTCTTCACGCGGCTCAGCTCACCTTTCCAGATCTGCAGTGTTCAGCAGCGAACTTGAACGCCTCGCGGACACACAGGACGTCCATCCCGTCCACCTGCGAGACGAAGAAGCAACGGCAAACGGGTCAAAACAAGCAGGGACGTTAAGCACTTTGCCATTACGCTTCACGAGACCTCAACAGCCTTTAGGTCCAAAACCAGCCGTTTGGACCATTGCGTCgatttattttattaagatCCTAGTGCAGGTGTtagacatattttaaaaaaagagaaagaaatacttTCAGATGACAGTTTTTGCTTCCcgtccagtgaaaaccatgcacctccagatgtgttgatgttgactGTTTTGGATAAACTGACAGTGTTCCTGTTAGGGACAGAGAGATGAATATCAGGCAGGTTGCAGATGATCTGGATCGCCGTTTTGATTGCCTGATAACCGATAAATTAAAAAGGGTTTTACTTTGGCTCTTAAGAAGgtatttcattttcactgtaaatgcatattggtAGTATGGCAATACCCTAGTACTACTACTTGAGTAAAATAAAGTCTTCAAAAAGCCCTTTTTTTTAGAGCTACatggttctcacaggacagcgCCGCTCTAAACGAGATGATCTTACAGAATATGACTCATTGCTGTAATTACCCAACAATATTTAAAGGAGTTAATATGAGCACAACCTTGAACATCTTCAGCAGGAAAATACACTCTAATGCAGCAGGGATATTAACCCCGAAACATCAGACATGATAGGAAACCTCTTACGGGGAACATGTGTGTGCAGTATCATACATGAGCGTCAGACAGCTGTATGGAGGCTCACACCTGCAACTGCCAGGGCGGACCGTAAGCCTCGTCCTGTTCTAGTCTAGGTCCGTACGGGCCAGCTGCAGCGTACGGTCCAGAGGACACACTGCAGCTACCGCCCCAAGACCCCGAGGTTTGCCCCTGCTTCATGTCtgggatgtgtgtgtctcactctgATTCCTGGGATGAAGTCTCCTCTCTTGTAGTAGTCGGTGCTGGCAGACGCCCTCTCCACCGACGTCCCCATGCCGTACTGGTTGTTCTCGCAGGTGAAGATGCACGGCAGCTTCCACAGGGCGGCCATGTTGAACGACTCAAACAGCTGACCCTGGTTTGAGCGGAGAGAACAGGCAGGGCTTGGGTTGAGCAAATGGTCTCCATGTTCCTTTATTCTGGGATTTTTAAGTGGCTCTGTGGGATATTTACCTGATTGGCTGCCCCGTCTCCGTAGAGGGCAACACACACCTGGTTGTTGCCTTGGTACTGGCAGGCCAGGGCGATGCCGGCTCCTAAAGGAACCTGGAAAATTCACAGCATTATCCAAATGTCTCGTGTCTTTGGTTCAGCCTCGGTCGACGCCAGTCTGCACAGAAAGTTTAAATTTGAGACACAAGAGGTTTAAAGCTTTGGAAAACTAGTTTAGGTTCACATCATCTGCACGTGCCAACGGTTCAGTTGTCCAATTCCTCATGGGTGCGACAGACACTTTAAATTATAAAGACTGCAGTTTATTCCTCCGATACAGGTGAAAGAGTTCACTTTGGTAGAAAATATTAAGGCTCAGCCCGTTAAGAGAGCTTAGTTCtctattataaaaaatgttttcgtGAAATGTGAACATTCCTGTGCAGCATCATCCTTTTGTTGGCGTGCCATTCTTTTCTCAGCTCtccttaaaaaaactaaaaaacaaaagccccatgacatggtgctctgtgaatgctttatatagacctcTCTCACCCTCTATCCTGGGCAAGAATGCGGAGGTAACctcgccccttatgacctcatagaTTCCAGATTGATCCATCTGAGCTGACATTTTcttcaaagtgaaattttcatgccatgggacctttaacagtCGATAGACAACATTTCCTGGGACCACAGAGAGCTATAGGAGGTGAGCACCACATACTATTTAGATGTATTTTGGCTGAACTACTCCTTTACAAACCAGGTTCATCGTAATGCCTTAAAATCTGGAGACACCTTATCGATGGTAGATAATAAATCACAACTAAACATGTGAAACATGCGCTGTGCGTTTGTTTACCTGTGCCCCCACGATGCCGTTGCCGCCGTAGAAACGCGGAGCGTACATGTGCATCGAGCCTCCCTTTCCTTTGGCCACGCCCCCTCTACGCCctgaggagggaggaagaggagcgaCGGCTCAGCAGGCGTGTCAAAAAGCGACAAGTCATCCACTCAGACTTTAAAACTTCCCTCTCACCTGTGAGCTCGGCCAGGATCTCTTTGACGGCGATGCCGCGGGTGTACGTGTACCCGTGGGCGCGGTAGGCGGTGATCAGGTGATCCGAGGGGTTGATGGCCGCCTCGATGCCCACGGCACACGCTtcctgcagaagaagaagaagaagaacatggGTGTAACTCACAAAACAATCATTTGATGTAAGGAGTGAGGCTCCAGAGAGTAACAGCCTGGAAGAAGGGTGTTTTATGGTGAAATCCCCGAAGAAGGGTTTGATAATAGGAGTAATCCAATTCAGTAAAAatagggagaaagagaaaggagactTTATCTACTTTTTGCCAAGGGTTACACTGCAAGACACTGTGGACGGACTCAGCCCGTCCCTAATCTGGACCTTCCTGAGTGGTCTCACCTGTCCGTCATACAGGTGACAGAAGCCTCTGATGATCTTCTGTTTGTAGAGCTGATCAGCTTTCAGCTCCATGCGCCTCACGGTCTGCATGACGCGGTAATACTGCAGCCCCTGCTCCCGGGTCAGCTCCGCCTTCAGCGGGGGACCCTCCTCTAGACGGTGCACGTCGCATTTCTACGGAGAGAGACAACGGCCGGgagaaatcttttttaatttattagtttAGAAAACGGCTCCTGACCCGTGGTGTCtcccaaaatgaaaatggtgATTACTcacagctgagtgtgtgtgtggcgttaAAAAACCCACCTTGATGTCAAAGGTCGCCTGAGATGTGAAGTCAGCGAAGGAGCGGGAAACCACGACTCTGGTACCCTGgtgaccaaaaaaaactaaatatatttttacacacacacacacacgcgcacacgcacgcacggcTGCCTTCCTCTTCACACACGGTGGAGGAAGGTAAGTGGGTCTAAGAGGTGTTGgtgatcatgttttttttgggggggggggggggggggggggggggggggggggggggcctgtgATGTCTGTGAAGTCAGTTACAGGGTGGGAGAATAACATCAGCTGAGTTAAAGCCAAAAAGCCTCGTATTCTCCAAGCACTTTAGTCGTCAAAAGTTGTGTATGGTACAAATAtaaccgccccccccccaccctccgcGCTTTCTccgttacccccccccccccttcagagCGCAGCACACTGATCCAAAACCAAAAAGGTGGAGCTAGAAACACAGTCAGCGATTGGTGCAGACTGGTTTTCTGCATCGGCGATGAAAAGCTGGACGGAGCTCAGgagtaaatataaataaaaataaaaaaaataagatctATCAGCTCCGTTCTCAGCACACGGCTGTCCAGGCTCTTACCACCCGataacaacccccccccccctataaaACACAgctttgtctctgtgtgattTAAAAGTTTTGGGTCAAACAGAACAAGCATCTGAAGATGTTGGCAAGGGCTCAGGAAATCTGGGATTTCTGACATATTTAGACTAAACAATGAAGAACGTATGACTCcagaaaaaataactaaaataagaCGTTCATAGATAGAAATGagtaattgttagttgcagatGTAGTTTTTTAGAGTGAATGCATGAGACGATAAGAGGCGGGTGACGTGAGTTTGCAAAGGCAAGATTTTCCATGTCTGAAAGCTTCACTTTGTGATTTCATACATTTCCCAGAAATAAAAACCAATACATACAGTTTGGGGTCACCCAAAAatgtccattggactccattacagacagaatcccagctgagatcagttgccttgtttttttaaccagggcagtaatcagattacattatgtgcttacatcattgcaaaagggttgtttaatgttttcttagttggtttttttaaaataatatcagattagtaaacaaaatgtgcatttggaacattggatgaatggttgctgataatgggaaatNNNNNNNNNNNNNNNNNNNNNNNNNNNNNNNNNNNNNNNNNNNNNNNNNNNNNNNNNNNNNNNNNNNNNNNNNNNNNNNNNNNNNNNNNNNNNNNNNNNNNNNNNNNNNNNNNNNNNNNNNNNNNNNNNNNNNNNNNNNNNNNNNNNNNNNNNNNNNNNNNNNNNNNNNNNNNNNNNNNNNNNNNNNNNNNNNNNNNNNNNNNNNNNNNNNNNNNNNNNNNNNNNNNNNNNNNNNNNNNNNNccccccccccccccaccatcgGTTAGTGAT includes the following:
- the LOC117937632 gene encoding pyruvate dehydrogenase E1 component subunit alpha, somatic form, mitochondrial-like isoform X3, with protein sequence MKNMLTIISNALRRITGRNVGAQTVSEGTRVVVSRSFADFTSQATFDIKKCDVHRLEEGPPLKAELTREQGLQYYRVMQTVRRMELKADQLYKQKIIRGFCHLYDGQEACAVGIEAAINPSDHLITAYRAHGYTYTRGIAVKEILAELTGRRGGVAKGKGGSMHMYAPRFYGGNGIVGAQVPLGAGIALACQYQGNNQVCVALYGDGAANQGQLFESFNMAALWKLPCIFTCENNQYGMGTSVERASASTDYYKRGDFIPGIRVDGMDVLCVREAFKFAAEHCRSGKVS
- the LOC117937632 gene encoding pyruvate dehydrogenase E1 component subunit alpha, somatic form, mitochondrial-like isoform X2, with product MKNMLTIISNALRRITGRNVLLIDLSEYVSVTSPAAPALAQAQRQPPKPPPVSTRAPAAQLVSGQADPLDAPGTRVVVSRSFADFTSQATFDIKKCDVHRLEEGPPLKAELTREQGLQYYRVMQTVRRMELKADQLYKQKIIRGFCHLYDGQEACAVGIEAAINPSDHLITAYRAHGYTYTRGIAVKEILAELTGRRGGVAKGKGGSMHMYAPRFYGGNGIVGAQVPLGAGIALACQYQGNNQVCVALYGDGAANQGQLFESFNMAALWKLPCIFTCENNQYGMGTSVERASASTDYYKRGDFIPGIRVDGMDVLCVREAFKFAAEHCRSGKVS
- the LOC117937632 gene encoding pyruvate dehydrogenase E1 component subunit alpha, somatic form, mitochondrial-like isoform X1 produces the protein MKNMLTIISNALRRITGRNVGAQTVSELLIDLSEYVSVTSPAAPALAQAQRQPPKPPPVSTRAPAAQLVSGQADPLDAPGTRVVVSRSFADFTSQATFDIKKCDVHRLEEGPPLKAELTREQGLQYYRVMQTVRRMELKADQLYKQKIIRGFCHLYDGQEACAVGIEAAINPSDHLITAYRAHGYTYTRGIAVKEILAELTGRRGGVAKGKGGSMHMYAPRFYGGNGIVGAQVPLGAGIALACQYQGNNQVCVALYGDGAANQGQLFESFNMAALWKLPCIFTCENNQYGMGTSVERASASTDYYKRGDFIPGIRVDGMDVLCVREAFKFAAEHCRSGKVS
- the LOC117937632 gene encoding pyruvate dehydrogenase E1 component subunit alpha, somatic form, mitochondrial-like isoform X4, which produces MKNMLTIISNALRRITGRNVGTRVVVSRSFADFTSQATFDIKKCDVHRLEEGPPLKAELTREQGLQYYRVMQTVRRMELKADQLYKQKIIRGFCHLYDGQEACAVGIEAAINPSDHLITAYRAHGYTYTRGIAVKEILAELTGRRGGVAKGKGGSMHMYAPRFYGGNGIVGAQVPLGAGIALACQYQGNNQVCVALYGDGAANQGQLFESFNMAALWKLPCIFTCENNQYGMGTSVERASASTDYYKRGDFIPGIRVDGMDVLCVREAFKFAAEHCRSGKVS